The Streptomyces camelliae genome window below encodes:
- the thrS gene encoding threonine--tRNA ligase, with the protein MSDVRVIIQRDSEREERVVTTGTTAADLFAGERSIIAARVGGDLKDLAYEVKDGETVEGVEISSEDGLNILRHSTAHVMAQAVQEIFPEAKLGIGPPVKDGFYYDFDVEKPFTPEDLKAIEKKMQEIQKRGQKFSRRVVTDEAAREELASEPYKLELIGLKGSASHDDGADVEVGAGELTIYDNLDAKTGELCWKDLCRGPHLPSTRLIPAFKLMRNAAAYWRGSEKNPMLQRIYGTAWPSKDELKAHLDFLAEAEKRDHRKLGTELDLFSIPEQIGSGLAVFHPKGGIIRRVMEDYSRRRHEEEGYEFVYTPHATKGKLFETSGHLDWYAEGMYPPMQLDEGVDYYLKPMNCPMHNLIFDARGRSYRELPLRLFEFGTVYRYEKSGVVHGLTRARGFTQDDAHIYCTREQMSEELDKTLTFVLGLLRDYGLTDFYLELSTKDPEKFVGSDEVWEEATETLRQVAEKQGLPLVPDPGGAAFYGPKISVQAKDAIGRTWQMSTIQLDFNLPERFNLEYTGPDGSKQRPVMIHRALFGSIERFFAVLLEHYAGAFPAWLAPVQALGIPIGDAHVEYLEKFAAAARKKGLRVEVDSSSDRMQKKIRNAQKQKVPFMVIAGDEDMSGGSVSFRYRDGSQENGIPFDEAIAKIAQVVEERAQV; encoded by the coding sequence GTGTCAGACGTCCGTGTGATCATCCAACGCGATTCCGAGCGGGAAGAACGCGTGGTGACGACGGGCACTACGGCCGCCGACCTCTTCGCGGGCGAGCGCTCGATCATCGCCGCGCGTGTCGGGGGCGACCTGAAGGACCTCGCCTACGAGGTCAAGGACGGCGAGACCGTCGAGGGTGTCGAGATCTCCTCCGAGGACGGCCTCAACATCCTGCGCCACTCCACCGCGCACGTCATGGCGCAGGCCGTGCAGGAGATCTTCCCCGAGGCCAAGCTGGGCATCGGCCCGCCCGTCAAGGACGGCTTCTACTACGACTTCGACGTCGAGAAGCCGTTCACGCCCGAGGATCTCAAGGCCATCGAGAAGAAGATGCAGGAGATCCAGAAGCGGGGGCAGAAGTTCTCCCGCCGTGTCGTCACCGACGAGGCCGCCCGTGAGGAGCTGGCCTCCGAGCCGTACAAGCTGGAGCTGATCGGCCTCAAGGGCTCGGCGTCGCACGACGACGGCGCGGACGTCGAGGTCGGCGCCGGCGAGCTGACGATCTACGACAACCTGGACGCCAAGACCGGCGAGCTGTGCTGGAAGGACCTGTGCCGCGGTCCGCACCTGCCCTCGACCCGGCTGATCCCGGCGTTCAAGCTGATGCGCAACGCGGCCGCCTACTGGCGCGGCAGCGAGAAGAACCCGATGCTCCAGCGCATCTACGGCACCGCCTGGCCCTCCAAGGACGAGCTGAAGGCGCACCTGGACTTCCTCGCCGAGGCCGAGAAGCGCGACCACCGCAAGCTCGGCACCGAGCTGGACCTCTTCTCCATCCCGGAGCAGATCGGCTCCGGCCTCGCCGTCTTCCACCCCAAGGGCGGCATCATCCGCCGCGTGATGGAGGACTACTCGCGCCGCCGCCACGAGGAAGAGGGCTACGAGTTCGTCTACACCCCGCACGCGACGAAGGGGAAGCTCTTCGAGACGTCCGGGCACCTGGACTGGTACGCCGAGGGCATGTACCCGCCCATGCAGCTCGACGAGGGCGTGGACTACTACCTCAAGCCCATGAACTGCCCGATGCACAACCTGATCTTCGACGCGCGTGGCCGCTCCTACCGCGAACTGCCGCTGCGCCTCTTCGAGTTCGGGACCGTGTACCGGTACGAGAAGTCGGGCGTCGTGCACGGCCTGACCCGTGCCCGCGGCTTCACGCAGGACGACGCGCACATCTACTGCACCCGTGAGCAGATGTCCGAGGAACTGGACAAGACGCTCACCTTCGTCCTCGGCCTGCTGCGCGACTACGGCCTCACCGACTTCTACCTGGAGCTGTCCACCAAGGACCCGGAGAAGTTCGTCGGCTCCGACGAGGTCTGGGAAGAGGCGACCGAGACCCTGCGCCAGGTCGCCGAGAAGCAGGGCCTGCCCCTCGTCCCCGACCCGGGCGGCGCCGCGTTCTACGGTCCGAAGATCTCCGTCCAGGCCAAGGACGCGATCGGCCGGACCTGGCAGATGTCGACCATCCAGCTCGACTTCAACCTGCCCGAGCGCTTCAACCTGGAGTACACCGGCCCCGACGGCTCGAAGCAGCGCCCGGTGATGATCCACCGCGCCCTGTTCGGCTCGATCGAGCGCTTCTTCGCGGTGCTCCTGGAGCACTACGCGGGTGCCTTCCCGGCGTGGCTGGCGCCGGTCCAGGCGCTCGGCATCCCGATCGGCGACGCGCACGTGGAGTACCTGGAGAAGTTCGCGGCGGCGGCCCGGAAGAAGGGGCTGCGCGTCGAGGTGGACTCCTCCTCGGACCGGATGCAGAAGAAGATCCGCAACGCCCAGAAGCAGAAGGTGCCCTTCATGGTCATCGCGGGCGACGAGGACATGTCGGGCGGCTCCGTCTCCTTCCGCTACCGTGACGGCTCCCAGGAGAACGGCATCCCGTTCGACGAGGCCATCGCCAAGATCGCGCAGGTCGTGGAGGAGCGGGCGCAGGTCTGA
- a CDS encoding potassium channel family protein, with product MDDDSRAKHWEHRTEIPLFVAALVYLAAYATHVLATDMPAVWHAVCLSVTFGLWLVFAADYVVRWRLSGQGLRFVPTHMLHTVVVLLPLLRPLRIVRLYEAVQRRSGQPRLSLHARVISYAGLSTVLLAFSGSLAVYQAERGAPGATMHTFGDAVWWAASTLTTVGYGDVTPVTPLGRVIATGMMIGGLALLGAVTGSFSSWLMRTFYREGDEKPPGS from the coding sequence GTGGACGACGACAGCCGTGCGAAGCACTGGGAGCATCGCACCGAGATTCCCCTCTTCGTGGCGGCGCTGGTCTACCTCGCCGCGTATGCCACGCATGTCCTGGCCACTGACATGCCCGCCGTCTGGCATGCCGTGTGCTTGTCCGTGACGTTCGGCCTCTGGCTGGTGTTCGCCGCGGACTACGTGGTGCGCTGGCGGCTCAGCGGACAGGGCCTGCGCTTCGTCCCCACGCACATGCTGCACACGGTGGTGGTCCTCCTGCCGCTGCTGCGCCCGCTGCGGATCGTTCGGCTGTACGAAGCGGTCCAGCGGCGGTCCGGACAGCCCCGGCTCTCGCTGCATGCGCGGGTGATCTCCTACGCCGGCCTGTCCACCGTGCTGCTCGCCTTCTCCGGCTCGCTCGCGGTGTACCAGGCCGAGCGTGGGGCGCCCGGCGCCACCATGCACACGTTCGGGGACGCGGTGTGGTGGGCCGCCTCGACCCTCACCACGGTCGGCTACGGGGACGTCACCCCTGTCACCCCCCTGGGCCGGGTGATCGCCACCGGCATGATGATCGGCGGCCTCGCCCTGCTCGGCGCGGTGACGGGATCGTTCTCCTCCTGGCTGATGCGGACGTTCTACCGGGAGGGCGACGAAAAGCCCCCGGGGAGCTGA